CTCTCCCGATAGGTAACCCGCAGATTGGAGACCGCCTGCAGATTCACTTCGTTGAATGTGGTGAGTATGGCAGCCGTGTGCTGAGCTTCCACCAGGCGTTCAGCCACCCGCTTGCGCAAACGGGTCATCGGCACCCGCTCTTCGACGCGACCCTCAGGGATTGCCTGCGCGGTGGCAGCCGCAGCAGTGGCTGCAGGCTGGGCGGCGGTTTGTGTCGGTTGGGCAGCAATCGCTGCTTCCACATCGGCTTTTACGATTCGGCCGTTTTTACCACTGCCTTTGATGGTCGTGGGGTCGATGCCGCTCTCATTTACCAAACGCCTGACGGCGGGTGACAATACCGGCGCCTCATCAGCGGCGGCCGCTTCACTCTCCACGGGTGCGGATGAGGCCGCTGCGGTAGTGGCGGCGGCTTTGCCTGCTTCCATCAAAGCCAATACGTCCTCAGCCTGGACAGTCTCACCCACTTTGAATCGGATCTCTTTCAATACCCCGTCCTGAGGTGCCGGTACCTCGAGTACCACCTTGTCGGTTTCGAGGTCTACCAGTGTTTCATCCTGGGTAACCGATTCGCCAGGCTGTTTGTGCCAGCTCAATATGGTGGCGTCGGAGACAGACTCGGGAAGTTGTGGAACACGTAGTTCAATGCTCATTGTTGATATGCCTGATTCCTATAGTTCATTCTAGGGTTAATGCGTCCGGTGAGTGCCTCGTCGATCAAGGTCTCTTGCTGGGCAATGTGAACGGAGCGATAGCCGACTGCTGGTGCTGCAGCTGTGGAGCGCCCCACGTAGTGTAGTTGTCTATTCTTACTGGTTAACGGGTAGAAGCGGTGCTTGATCTGATCCCAGGCACCCTGATTTTGCGGCTCTTCCTGACACCAGATAATCATCTTGGAATTTTTATACTGTTTGATGACTTTGTCGAACTCCTTTTGAGGGAATGGATAGAGCTGTTCGATACGGATAATCGCAACGTCCTCCAAGCCTCTCGAACGCCGGGTCTCGAGCAGTTCGTAATAGACCTTGCCGGTGCAGAGGACAACCCGTTTCACTTTCTTCGGGTCGATCTCATCGATCTCGTCGATTACATTCTCGAACTTACCTTCGAGTAGTGACTGTTT
This portion of the Candidatus Thiodiazotropha endoloripes genome encodes:
- the odhB gene encoding 2-oxoglutarate dehydrogenase complex dihydrolipoyllysine-residue succinyltransferase: MSIELRVPQLPESVSDATILSWHKQPGESVTQDETLVDLETDKVVLEVPAPQDGVLKEIRFKVGETVQAEDVLALMEAGKAAATTAAASSAPVESEAAAADEAPVLSPAVRRLVNESGIDPTTIKGSGKNGRIVKADVEAAIAAQPTQTAAQPAATAAAATAQAIPEGRVEERVPMTRLRKRVAERLVEAQHTAAILTTFNEVNLQAVSNLRVTYRESFEKKHDVRLGFMSFFVKAAVEALKQFPIINATMDGDDILYHGYFDIGIAVSSPRGLVVPILRDADQLSFAAIEQRIREYGEKAKQGTLSYDDLTGGTFSITNGGVFGSMLSTPILNPPQSAILGMHSIQQRPMVEKGEIVIRPMMYLALSYDHRIIDGRDAVQFLVTIKQLLEDPSRLLLEI